The Deltaproteobacteria bacterium genome includes a window with the following:
- a CDS encoding septum formation initiator family protein: MHRITPLVLLLMTFSVVFFTVQGKHGVRELLRMFEYVDLAKQEDDKLQREIFEVKEKMHRVREDDFYLEKIAREELGLAKPRDVVYILPSTEGESQQ; this comes from the coding sequence ATGCATAGAATCACACCCTTAGTTTTACTTTTAATGACATTTTCGGTCGTGTTTTTTACCGTTCAGGGCAAACACGGAGTGCGGGAATTGTTGCGCATGTTCGAGTATGTCGACCTCGCAAAACAAGAAGACGACAAGCTACAGAGGGAAATCTTTGAAGTTAAGGAAAAAATGCACAGGGTTAGAGAGGACGATTTTTATTTGGAGAAAATCGCCCGTGAAGAACTTGGTTTGGCAAAACCTAGGGACGTAGTGTACATACTTCCGTCGACCGAGGGGGAGTCTCAACAATAA
- a CDS encoding leucyl/phenylalanyl-tRNA--protein transferase — MAIVEFPALKWANEDGLLAVGGDLEVESLLLAYRSGIFPWPIFDSNLITWFSPKKRAVLFLKDFHISRSLRAVRRRSSCSFAIDKDFAQVINECAKLDNRDKELGTWITPSIIEAYIALHSAGYAHSIECYEGEVLLVGGLYGVSIGSMFAGESMFFRRSGASKLSFCFLVDYLLEKGVEWIDCQQMTPLLKSFGAVEIDRDVFVDLLNDAVNRQMELFSK; from the coding sequence ATGGCAATTGTTGAATTTCCGGCTCTTAAATGGGCCAATGAAGATGGTTTACTGGCGGTTGGCGGCGATCTGGAGGTGGAGTCCCTGCTTCTAGCATATAGGTCGGGTATTTTTCCTTGGCCGATCTTTGATTCGAATCTAATTACGTGGTTTTCTCCCAAAAAGCGGGCTGTCCTCTTTCTAAAAGATTTTCACATTTCTCGAAGTTTGCGGGCAGTGCGCAGGCGCAGTTCTTGTTCCTTCGCCATCGACAAAGATTTTGCTCAGGTTATTAACGAGTGTGCCAAACTCGACAACCGAGATAAGGAGCTTGGCACTTGGATTACTCCCTCGATTATTGAGGCTTATATTGCATTACATAGCGCCGGCTATGCGCACAGCATCGAGTGCTACGAGGGAGAGGTTTTATTAGTTGGCGGCTTGTACGGAGTTTCAATTGGAAGTATGTTTGCAGGGGAATCGATGTTTTTTCGCCGCAGCGGAGCTTCAAAACTCAGTTTTTGCTTTCTCGTAGATTATTTGCTCGAGAAAGGCGTCGAGTGGATTGACTGCCAGCAAATGACGCCACTGTTAAAAAGTTTTGGCGCAGTTGAAATAGACCGCGACGTGTTCGTAGATTTGTTAAATGACGCCGTAAATCGACAGATGGAATTATTTTCTAAGTGA
- the eno gene encoding phosphopyruvate hydratase — MSSSVSALKAIQVLDSRGNPTLAVRVLLSDGSIGEAMVPSGASTGELEAVELRDADKSKFGGKGVNKAVTNVNTTIARAVIGKDATCQSEIDKFLCALDGSSNKSNLGANAILGVSLAIAHAAARAKGLELYDYIGKGSGTRLPVPLVNVINGGAHANNDLDVQEFMIVPHGAPSFSEAIRFAAETFHVLGKLLSSDGYDTSVGDEGGYAPRFESLEIAFDYLLRAIEKAGYKPGIDISLALDVAASELVGEPHGDRESLWYNFSFLGKQKSYASDLVSLYEKWLDSYPIVSIEDGLGEGDWRGWEELTKRLGSRVQLVGDDLFVTNPQLVMRGIESRVANSVLIKLNQIGTLTETLEAIECSRRGGYTSVVSHRSGETSDTTISDLAVGANTGQIKTGSMCRGERTAKYNRLLWIEDQLGARASYRDPFSSR; from the coding sequence ATGAGTTCGTCAGTTAGTGCATTGAAAGCAATTCAAGTTCTTGATTCGCGCGGAAACCCGACTCTCGCGGTGAGGGTTCTGTTAAGTGATGGCAGCATTGGAGAGGCTATGGTTCCATCCGGGGCGTCAACGGGAGAATTGGAAGCCGTTGAACTAAGAGATGCGGACAAGTCGAAATTTGGCGGCAAAGGGGTAAACAAAGCTGTTACTAATGTCAATACTACAATAGCTCGAGCCGTTATTGGCAAAGACGCTACTTGTCAGTCGGAAATAGACAAGTTTCTTTGTGCATTAGACGGCTCATCAAATAAGAGCAATCTCGGCGCGAATGCCATTTTAGGGGTAAGTTTAGCCATAGCACACGCTGCTGCAAGGGCTAAAGGCTTAGAGCTATATGATTACATTGGCAAGGGAAGTGGAACGCGCCTACCAGTGCCGCTAGTAAATGTAATTAACGGTGGCGCACACGCAAATAACGACCTGGATGTTCAAGAGTTCATGATTGTTCCGCACGGTGCGCCAAGTTTTTCCGAGGCCATTCGTTTTGCGGCTGAAACATTTCACGTATTGGGAAAACTTCTTAGCTCAGATGGCTATGATACGAGCGTCGGCGACGAGGGTGGGTATGCGCCTCGGTTTGAGTCACTGGAGATTGCCTTTGACTATCTTTTGAGAGCTATTGAAAAGGCTGGTTATAAGCCCGGTATCGATATCTCGTTGGCGCTAGATGTGGCCGCTAGCGAGTTGGTTGGCGAGCCGCACGGCGATAGAGAAAGTCTTTGGTATAATTTTAGTTTTTTGGGCAAGCAAAAGAGTTATGCAAGCGATTTGGTTTCTCTGTATGAAAAATGGCTCGACAGCTACCCAATCGTTAGCATAGAGGATGGTTTGGGCGAAGGCGATTGGCGGGGATGGGAAGAGTTGACAAAGCGACTGGGCTCAAGAGTTCAGTTAGTGGGAGATGATTTATTTGTTACAAATCCACAGCTCGTCATGAGGGGGATAGAAAGCCGGGTAGCAAATTCCGTCTTGATTAAACTTAACCAAATCGGAACGCTGACAGAAACTTTGGAAGCAATTGAGTGCAGTAGGCGCGGCGGGTATACCAGCGTAGTTTCTCACCGATCTGGCGAAACCTCCGATACGACTATTTCAGACTTGGCTGTTGGGGCAAATACTGGGCAGATAAAGACCGGCTCTATGTGCAGGGGGGAAAGAACGGCTAAATATAACCGCTTGCTCTGGATAGAAGACCAGCTAGGTGCTAGGGCAAGCTACAGGGATCCGTTTTCCTCAAGGTAG
- a CDS encoding DUF721 domain-containing protein: MKTKPPSTFNRFKSKSSAQSVASLLGPTFKSLGLEKKIKQYEVLLHWTEIVGGKIAAVSKPEKIVRGKILVVKVSDGIWAQELALRKAEILEKFRLVPNGPTFEDIRFIVSGPTDFQRRRAVND, from the coding sequence ATGAAAACAAAGCCTCCGTCTACATTTAATCGGTTTAAAAGCAAATCTTCAGCGCAGTCTGTGGCAAGCTTGCTTGGCCCTACGTTTAAGAGTTTGGGTCTCGAAAAAAAAATTAAGCAGTACGAGGTTTTACTTCACTGGACGGAGATCGTCGGCGGAAAAATTGCTGCTGTCTCTAAACCAGAGAAGATAGTACGAGGTAAAATTTTGGTAGTTAAAGTAAGCGACGGCATATGGGCTCAAGAGCTCGCTCTTAGGAAGGCGGAAATCCTAGAGAAATTTCGCCTCGTTCCGAATGGCCCGACTTTCGAGGATATTAGATTTATCGTAAGTGGTCCTACTGATTTCCAGAGACGAAGGGCCGTAAACGATTAG